The Columba livia isolate bColLiv1 breed racing homer chromosome 18, bColLiv1.pat.W.v2, whole genome shotgun sequence genome includes a region encoding these proteins:
- the MFSD6L gene encoding major facilitator superfamily domain-containing protein 6-like, with amino-acid sequence MCLGAEGAGVDEAEGAEGVGAERAGTEGAEEPEGAGVGGAEEAEGAEEAEGAGAEAAALRRPQRGNGAAAAVPLPAGRRRCPPPAVSWQRRSPGVRQVQAGPGGRSPEPCRYGHRGPEGWEDPRRYVAASRGACGGAMGEQWDVGRALALSGLFRLLQGAGRACAAPFLTLYLRHLGLPAPLVGLVAGAKHLAAALWAPLCPRWPKGRRRRRLLIAGSLLGSAGASLLLTLIPPARGDAGHPGDRYCNASQQPGDPGAATAVPSPATSSYSALSMSAVPNEKAASGEAVKTTADALTTSIRPALTSSAFQGLSGLIDTLEKKGSGVGTKANDYSDGPSGWTTVKAVNQGTREPEMLGSFRPPSHGLKRETSGQGSSAIDLVDNAEESLYATKNNELSVFKTTLPTAADAYMSGSLSDHQKDAQDVSFEAVQNIFQDREHQIFLMVLGAVVLWELLATSLERTVDESLYEYLDFVDATDRYSKLWIWSYVGASAGACSITVFVDQLNCFLSSAVARLAVHFYGYALLITLSLLVTVFFPIHVPKKNDHVNKTAKALALLWSDGQAILYAITVFLAGAAGSAVHNFLFWQMQDRGSSELYMGLSVAVGLLAEMLLYVFKGKLLRTFSSSKMVAVSLSLLAVQLLCFSFLWAAWSVLLIQVLSAFSSGALWWVVNVRVDDVATPGMERSLRAALQGLCYGGGASLGSFVGGFVVKYFSLAVLYRACCVCLVLWLFLFLIVQSKLPRQKKINYSRLLAADSSDMSDSDEENERDWLVKAMKDESFTRNWSQQHGIK; translated from the coding sequence ATGTGCCTGGGGGCTGAAGGGGCCGGGGTCGATGAGGCTGAGGGGGCTGAAGGGGTCGGGGCTGAAAGGGCCGGGACTGAGGGGGCTGAGGAACCTGAAGGGGCCGGGGTTGGTGGGGCCGAGGAGgctgagggggccgaggaggCTGAGGGGGCCGGGGCTGAGGCGGCCGCCCTGAGGCGCCCGCAGCGCGGGAACGGGGCGGCCGCGGCTGTTCCCCTCCCGGCCGGCAGGCGGCGctgtcccccccccgccgtcTCCTGGCAACGGCGCAGCCCGGGGGTGCGGCAGGTgcaggccgggccgggcgggcggaGCCCCGAGCCGTGCAGGTACGGTCACCGCGGCCCGGAGGGGTGGGAGGATCCCCGGAGGTACGTGGCCGCCTCCCGAGGAGCATGCGGCGGCGCCATGGGCGAGCAGTGGGACGTCGGGCGGGCCCTGGCGCTGTCCGGCCTGTTCCGCCTGCTGCAGGGCGCGGGCCGGGCCTGCGCGGCCCCGTTCCTCACGCTGTACCTGCGGCACCTGGGGCTGCCCGCCCCGCTCGTGGGGCTGGTGGCCGGAGCCAAGCACCTGGCGGCAGCGCTCTGGGCGCCCCTCTGCCCCCGCTGGCCCAAGGGCCGCAGGAGAAGGCGCCTCCTGATCGCCGGCTCCCTGCTGGGCTCGGCGGGGGCCAGCCTGCTGCTCACCCTCATCCCGCCCGCCCGCGGGGACGCGGGGCACCCGGGGGACAGGTACTGTAACGCCAGCCAGCAGCCGGGTGACCCGGGGGCCGCCACCGCGGTGCCCAGTCCAGCCACGAGCAGCTACAGCGCTCTGAGCATGAGTGCTGTTCCGAACGAGAAAGCTGCGTCCGGAGAAGCGGTGAAGACAACTGCTGATGCTTTGACAACGAGCATAAGGCCAGCGCTAACCAGTTCAGCCTTCCAGGGGTTATCTGGCCTGATAGATACACTTGAGAAGAAAGGCAGTGGGGTTGGTACAAAGGCAAATGACTACTCCGATGGTCCCTCCGGCTGGACAACTGTGAAAGCAGTTAACCAGGGGACACGAGAACCAGAAATGCTGGGTTCCTTCAGACCTCCCTCTCATGGACTCAAGAGGGAAACAAGCGGCCAGGGTTCTTCTGCAATAGATCTTGTTGATAATGCTGAAGAAAGCCTTTATGCTACTAAAAATAATGagctttctgtgtttaaaacaaCTCTTCCAACTGCTGCAGATGCTTACATGTCTGGAAGCCTTTCAGACCACCAGAAAGATGCTCAGGATGTCAGCTTCGAGGCCGTGCAGAACATCTTTCAGGACAGAGAGCATCAGATTTTTCTTATGGTGCTGGGTGCCGTTGTGCTTTGGGAGCTGTTGGCTACTTCTCTCGAACGGACAGTGGATGAGAGTCTCTATGAATATCTCGACTTCGTTGACGCGACCGACAGGTACAGCAAGCTGTGGATTTGGAGTTACGTGGGTGCATCTGCAGGCGCCTGCAGCATCACCGTATTTGTGGATCAACTGAATTGCTTCCTCAGCAGTGCAGTCGCCCGCCTCGCTGTCCACTTCTATGGCTATGCGCTCCTGATAACGCTCTCCTTGcttgtcactgtcttttttCCCATCCACGTTCCCAAGAAAAATGACCACGTTAACAAAACTGCCAaagccctggccctgctgtggAGCGACGGCCAAGCGATCCTGTACGCCATCACCGTCTTCCTGGCCGGCGCGGCTGGCTCTGCCGTGCACAACTTTCTCTTCTGGCAGATGCAGGACCGAGGCAGCAGCGAGCTGTACATGGGGCTCTCTGTGGCCGTTGGGCTACTTGCCGAAATGTTGCTTTATGTCTTCAAAGGGAAGTTGCTGAGGACTTTCTCGAGCAGCAAAATGGTTGCAGTCAGCCTGAGCCTCCTGGCAGTGCAGCTTCTGTGCTTCTCCTTCCTGTGGGCTGCGTGGTCCGTTCTTCTCATCCAGGTTTTATCCGCCTTCAGTAGTGGTGCTTTGTGGTGGGTGGTTAACGTGAGGGTGGATGACGTGGCCACTCCTGGTATGGAAAGGTCCCTGCGCGCCGCTCTCCAGGGCCTCTGCTACGGCGGAGGAGCGAGTTTGGGCAGTTTTGTGGGGGGATTCGTTGTGAAATACTTCAGCCTGGCAGTTCTGTACAGGGCGTGCTGCGTGTGCCTGGTGCTGTGGCTCTTCTTGTTCTTAATTGTCCAATCTAAATTGCCAcggcagaaaaaaattaattattctcGTCTCCTGGCTGCGGATTCCAGTGATATGAGTGACTCTGACGAGGAGAACGAGAGGGACTGGCTGGTAAAAGCGATGAAGGACGAAAGTTTTACTAGGAATTGGTCACAACAGCATGGGATCAAGTGA